A genomic region of Leptotrichia massiliensis contains the following coding sequences:
- the rpoD gene encoding RNA polymerase sigma factor RpoD: MSDKKQNLKNSLANFIKQAREQKIVSYEEINSVLSIGFSTEKIEQLIKKLTDDGIQIVDTKKEKEDLLKVPDSLEDIEKLEISDFEDSHDEFVESEIDDSEVDKLLQTDLLKMAESMDVDEPIKMYLREIGQIPLLSYEEEIDYAQRVLNGEEEAKQKLIESNLRLVVSIAKKHTNRGLKMLDLIQEGNMGLMKAVEKFEYEKGFKFSTYATWWIRQAITRAIADQGRTIRIPVHMIETINKIKKESRIILQETGKEPTAEELAEKLELPVEKVKSILEMNQDPISLETPVGSEEDSELGDFVEDDKFANPYDATTRVLLKEQLDEVLKTLNEREEMVLRYRYGLDDGSQKTLEEVGKIFNVTRERIRQIEVKALRKLRHPSRRKKLEDYRS; encoded by the coding sequence ATGTCTGATAAAAAACAAAATTTAAAAAATAGTCTCGCAAATTTTATAAAACAGGCACGAGAACAAAAAATTGTAAGTTACGAAGAAATAAATTCTGTTTTATCTATTGGATTTTCAACAGAGAAAATCGAGCAGTTAATAAAAAAATTAACTGATGATGGTATTCAAATTGTCGATACTAAAAAAGAAAAAGAAGACTTATTAAAAGTCCCTGATTCTTTAGAGGATATTGAAAAACTAGAAATATCAGATTTTGAAGATTCGCATGATGAATTTGTAGAGAGTGAAATCGACGATTCGGAAGTGGATAAATTATTACAGACAGATCTATTGAAAATGGCAGAAAGTATGGATGTGGATGAGCCGATTAAAATGTACTTGCGTGAAATTGGACAAATTCCATTACTTAGCTATGAAGAGGAAATTGACTACGCTCAAAGAGTTTTAAATGGAGAAGAGGAGGCAAAACAAAAATTAATTGAATCAAATTTAAGACTTGTTGTAAGTATTGCTAAAAAGCATACAAATCGTGGTTTAAAAATGCTGGATTTAATTCAAGAGGGAAATATGGGTCTTATGAAAGCCGTAGAAAAATTTGAATATGAAAAAGGATTCAAATTTTCAACTTATGCAACTTGGTGGATTAGACAGGCTATAACACGTGCAATTGCAGATCAGGGAAGAACAATAAGAATACCTGTTCATATGATTGAAACAATTAACAAAATCAAAAAGGAAAGCCGTATTATTTTACAGGAAACTGGAAAAGAGCCAACAGCTGAGGAACTGGCTGAAAAACTAGAATTACCAGTAGAAAAGGTAAAAAGTATTTTGGAAATGAATCAGGATCCAATTTCACTTGAAACACCAGTTGGAAGTGAAGAAGACAGCGAACTTGGAGATTTTGTAGAAGATGACAAATTTGCAAATCCTTATGATGCAACAACAAGAGTTTTGTTAAAAGAGCAGCTTGACGAAGTTTTAAAAACATTAAATGAGCGAGAAGAGATGGTACTCAGATATAGATATGGATTGGATGACGGTTCTCAAAAAACACTGGAGGAAGTTGGAAAAATATTTAATGTTACAAGAGAGCGAATCAGACAGATTGAGGTAAAAGCATTAAGAAAATTAAGACACCCAAGTAGAAGAAAAAAATTGGAAGATTACAGGAGCTAA
- a CDS encoding FtsZ/tubulin family protein, whose translation MEKIPKIKIISLGETALSTIEKEIITHENISIITIKNDYKDLKINFQDTDVILIILNTYFENDKNFALDIIRSTEKNDIFTGIYDIGNGYTDLFDSKTNFIIKCKSAEDLKNGINGITKTLTVKGMVTLDLADLKTVFQKTSKSFVIFEKGNLETFDDFLQNLKLKLETFDKNKTYKIFLNITAGKNIELTQIKNVAKIMSDILNEQSFLWGLQIYPENENFINIIAYIVEDSVK comes from the coding sequence ATGGAAAAAATACCAAAAATAAAAATTATAAGTTTAGGAGAAACAGCTCTAAGCACTATTGAGAAAGAAATAATTACACATGAAAATATAAGCATTATTACAATTAAAAATGACTACAAAGATTTAAAAATAAATTTTCAAGATACAGATGTAATTTTGATAATTTTAAACACATATTTTGAAAATGATAAAAATTTTGCCTTAGATATAATTAGAAGCACTGAAAAAAACGATATTTTTACTGGAATTTACGATATTGGAAATGGCTATACCGACCTATTTGATTCAAAAACAAACTTTATCATAAAATGCAAATCTGCCGAAGATTTAAAAAATGGAATCAACGGAATAACAAAAACTTTAACAGTAAAAGGAATGGTTACTCTTGATTTAGCTGACTTAAAAACTGTATTTCAAAAAACCTCAAAATCTTTTGTAATTTTTGAAAAAGGAAATTTAGAAACTTTTGATGATTTCCTGCAAAATCTAAAACTAAAGCTGGAAACTTTTGATAAAAATAAAACTTATAAAATATTTTTGAACATAACAGCAGGAAAAAATATCGAATTGACTCAGATAAAAAATGTCGCTAAAATAATGTCTGATATTCTTAATGAGCAATCATTTCTTTGGGGACTGCAAATATATCCAGAAAATGAAAATTTCATAAATATTATTGCTTACATTGTGGAAGATTCAGTTAAATAA
- the rpoZ gene encoding DNA-directed RNA polymerase subunit omega yields MKKEKITIDELLTKIPNKYELAIVSGKIAKKEFAKGKQKSEIMDEVFKDIMDDEVEVIREIDEEHTEN; encoded by the coding sequence ATGAAAAAAGAAAAAATAACAATAGATGAACTATTGACTAAAATACCTAATAAATACGAACTTGCAATTGTTTCAGGAAAAATTGCAAAAAAGGAATTTGCTAAAGGGAAACAAAAATCGGAAATAATGGATGAAGTTTTTAAGGACATAATGGATGACGAAGTAGAAGTTATTCGTGAAATTGATGAAGAACATACAGAAAATTAA
- a CDS encoding RNA polymerase subunit sigma, whose amino-acid sequence MLKDIFEDIRKKGSFSFEKIIENYTMNDDDFFEFLKFIHLENIPEVRTSTDGSDFIVLEDENIFIEEKDTIKLYLENIKEKYEDLEKKSETGEEKEELIDKYLKIAVKESLLYSKYGFSFLDTVQEATLGIMSGLNYYNKIMEITKEPEFFVKNFAVKYILEFQKNLLKDIKSSELSYILYLKVKVDRSMGFSMDEISKQMNVSTEYIEQLEKLFDEVEPEELIGNTQILEKADKITQMYILENIPKKLNYLDEQILVMTYGLDDKVYTEKEIAKSLNIASHNVKILKEKALNKLSIDLMRNDFVENSEATDYTIN is encoded by the coding sequence ATGTTAAAAGATATTTTTGAAGATATTAGAAAAAAAGGAAGTTTTAGCTTTGAAAAAATTATAGAAAATTATACAATGAACGATGATGATTTTTTTGAGTTTTTAAAATTTATTCATTTGGAAAACATTCCAGAAGTTAGGACTTCAACTGATGGAAGTGATTTTATTGTTTTAGAAGATGAAAATATATTTATTGAAGAAAAAGATACAATAAAATTGTATTTGGAAAACATAAAGGAAAAATACGAAGATCTTGAGAAAAAAAGTGAAACTGGGGAAGAAAAGGAAGAATTAATTGATAAATATTTAAAAATTGCAGTAAAAGAAAGCTTGCTTTACTCAAAATATGGATTTTCATTTTTGGATACAGTTCAGGAAGCTACACTTGGGATTATGTCAGGCTTGAATTATTATAATAAAATTATGGAAATTACAAAAGAGCCTGAATTTTTTGTGAAAAATTTTGCTGTAAAGTATATTTTAGAATTTCAGAAAAATCTTTTAAAGGATATTAAATCGTCTGAATTATCGTATATATTATATTTAAAAGTAAAAGTTGATAGAAGTATGGGATTTTCAATGGATGAAATTAGTAAGCAAATGAATGTTTCAACAGAATATATTGAACAGCTTGAAAAATTGTTTGACGAAGTAGAGCCTGAAGAGTTAATCGGAAATACACAAATATTGGAGAAAGCCGATAAAATTACACAAATGTATATCTTAGAAAATATTCCAAAAAAATTGAATTATCTAGATGAACAGATTTTGGTAATGACTTATGGACTAGATGATAAAGTGTATACAGAAAAGGAAATTGCAAAATCACTAAATATAGCAAGTCACAATGTGAAGATTTTAAAGGAAAAGGCTCTTAACAAATTGTCAATTGATTTAATGAGAAATGATTTTGTGGAAAATAGTGAAGCAACGGATTATACAATAAATTAA
- a CDS encoding Nif3-like dinuclear metal center hexameric protein gives MKLWEIMGELHTIFSPRIAEDWDNVGLLIGDNTREVNKVLFCLDVTEKVVQKAIDKNIDLIISHHPVIFSGLKRITNETSHGRKLLKLMENRIAVYSIHTNADFAINGLNDFIMDKLNLNGEKIIYNEQKFDDYNPIKRKMEHVHGGLARIKVLNKTMKLGDLLERIKDSLGISYVRYVGDKNAYVRKIGLVTGGGSSFLHDIADKIDVFLTGDLRYHEALDALEDGKILVDVGHFESEYLFVDMMEKEMSKFFDGEMIRHFEEEVFKLG, from the coding sequence ATGAAACTTTGGGAAATAATGGGAGAACTACATACAATTTTTAGTCCAAGAATTGCAGAAGACTGGGACAACGTGGGGCTTTTGATAGGAGATAACACAAGAGAAGTAAACAAAGTATTGTTTTGTCTAGATGTTACTGAAAAAGTTGTACAAAAGGCGATAGATAAAAATATAGATTTGATAATTTCACATCATCCAGTAATTTTTTCTGGCTTGAAACGAATTACAAATGAAACTTCACATGGAAGAAAACTTTTAAAATTGATGGAAAATAGAATAGCAGTTTACTCAATTCATACAAATGCTGACTTTGCTATTAATGGTTTGAATGACTTTATAATGGACAAATTAAATTTAAATGGAGAAAAAATAATTTATAACGAGCAAAAATTTGATGATTATAACCCAATAAAACGTAAAATGGAGCATGTACATGGCGGGCTTGCCAGAATAAAAGTATTGAACAAAACAATGAAACTGGGAGATCTGCTTGAAAGAATAAAGGATTCGCTTGGAATAAGCTATGTAAGATATGTTGGAGATAAAAATGCTTATGTACGTAAAATTGGACTTGTTACAGGTGGTGGAAGCTCATTTTTACATGATATTGCAGATAAAATTGATGTTTTCTTGACTGGAGATTTGAGATATCATGAAGCTTTGGATGCTCTGGAAGATGGAAAGATTCTCGTAGATGTAGGACATTTTGAAAGTGAATATTTGTTTGTGGATATGATGGAAAAAGAAATGTCAAAATTTTTTGATGGAGAAATGATAAGGCATTTTGAAGAGGAAGTATTTAAATTAGGATAG
- a CDS encoding helix-turn-helix transcriptional regulator: MAEKNQNSEEKSIRILKIIKRLYQKEILNGTDLANEFNVDIKTIQRDIETLRAYFLEENGAEIKYSKSKKGYYLEENSETSFTNEELLAISKIILESRAFNKNETETLINKLINHSSGNDRETIKGLINSEKSNYIPLQHGQNLLTVIWNLAQNIKNQELININYTTKDKQGKNYNIKPLSIMFSEYYFYLIAYIENKEEYPAILRIDRITEIENTGKKFKILNYSEKFKDGEFRKYIHFMHSGPLTRIEFKYRGYIEYVLDKFPTAEILDEKIVKENNRKITVYTVRIEVYGSFGAEMWLRSQGNYVIEYKILK; the protein is encoded by the coding sequence ATGGCGGAAAAAAATCAAAATTCTGAAGAAAAATCAATTAGAATACTAAAAATAATAAAAAGGTTGTATCAGAAGGAAATACTAAATGGAACTGATTTAGCTAACGAATTTAATGTTGATATAAAGACTATACAAAGAGATATAGAAACTTTGAGAGCCTATTTTTTGGAAGAAAATGGAGCAGAAATAAAGTATTCAAAATCTAAAAAAGGGTATTATCTTGAAGAAAACAGCGAAACGTCTTTTACCAATGAAGAGCTTTTAGCAATAAGTAAAATTATACTTGAAAGCAGGGCATTTAACAAAAATGAAACTGAAACATTAATAAATAAGTTAATTAATCACTCATCAGGAAATGACAGAGAAACAATAAAAGGTCTTATCAATAGCGAAAAATCCAATTATATCCCTTTACAGCACGGACAAAATCTGCTTACAGTTATCTGGAATTTAGCACAGAATATAAAAAATCAGGAATTAATAAATATAAATTACACTACAAAAGATAAACAAGGTAAAAATTACAATATAAAGCCTTTGTCCATAATGTTTTCAGAATATTATTTTTATTTAATTGCATACATCGAGAACAAAGAAGAGTACCCTGCAATTTTAAGGATTGATAGAATTACTGAAATCGAAAATACTGGCAAGAAATTTAAGATTTTGAATTATTCTGAAAAATTTAAAGATGGTGAATTTAGAAAATATATACATTTTATGCACTCAGGGCCTCTTACAAGAATAGAATTTAAATATAGAGGCTATATCGAGTATGTGCTTGATAAATTTCCAACTGCAGAAATACTGGATGAAAAAATAGTTAAAGAAAATAATAGGAAAATTACAGTTTATACTGTGAGAATCGAAGTTTATGGAAGTTTTGGAGCAGAAATGTGGCTACGAAGTCAGGGAAATTATGTTATTGAATACAAAATTTTAAAATAA
- the dnaG gene encoding DNA primase, producing the protein MIYDEKEIQKLIDNLDIVQVIGEYVNLKKTGSNYKGLSPFKDEKTPSFTVSPVKNIFKDFSTQIGGNVISFYMKINDISFVQAVDELSRKYNIPLKKNRAYQTINQEIIRRKSANKEYFDIMNEALVFFKENIEKANEALEYMKERNFSIEDIKKFGIGFASNTRDDLFQYLLKKEFSEIKIMDLGLVKRNENGEIYDTFRNRIIFPIYNTDSQIVGFGGRIIDKNTNLPKYLNSPDSPIFKKGNELFGIKYQGENIKKKGFAMLMEGYLDVLTAQKNGFENAVASLGTSFTEEQAQLLKKYTDKILISYDNDEAGKNAVIKASYILKKYDFDVKCLVMDGNEKDPDEFLRKNGKKAFIEVVKKSEEVFDFLTKEASKDLDLEDISGERKFIERLKPFFSNVTNNLTKNLYLQKLSTNFNINEFIVKEELKDLSKETPKRKKRINYENQKVQYKKEKKDLDIELEEQTLTYILEFYNSEREKCEELLNKKFSYSIFSELIEKLKRINFDIIQLDKTDISEEKREIITKLKLRGDNDINDEESYFKEIYSGWLKREIDEERKKIDEKNDKIKKLKLKKILAKLENISKIDEIEKVYDEFILIRRQGYV; encoded by the coding sequence ATGATTTATGATGAAAAAGAGATACAAAAATTAATTGATAATTTGGATATTGTTCAAGTGATTGGAGAATATGTAAATTTAAAAAAGACAGGTTCAAATTATAAAGGGCTATCTCCTTTTAAAGATGAAAAGACCCCATCATTTACAGTTAGTCCAGTAAAAAATATTTTTAAAGATTTTAGTACACAGATTGGCGGAAATGTAATTTCATTTTATATGAAAATTAATGATATCAGTTTTGTGCAGGCAGTGGATGAATTGTCAAGAAAGTATAATATTCCACTAAAAAAAAATAGAGCATATCAGACAATTAATCAAGAAATTATTAGAAGAAAATCGGCTAATAAAGAATATTTTGACATAATGAACGAAGCCTTGGTATTTTTTAAGGAAAACATTGAAAAAGCCAACGAAGCATTAGAATATATGAAAGAACGTAATTTTTCTATTGAAGATATAAAAAAGTTTGGAATTGGATTTGCTTCAAATACTCGTGATGACTTGTTTCAATATTTGTTAAAAAAGGAATTTTCTGAAATAAAAATAATGGATCTAGGACTTGTCAAAAGAAATGAAAATGGCGAAATTTATGATACCTTTAGAAACAGGATAATTTTTCCTATTTATAATACTGATTCTCAAATTGTAGGATTTGGTGGGCGTATAATTGACAAAAATACTAATTTGCCTAAATATCTAAATTCACCAGATTCGCCTATTTTTAAAAAAGGAAATGAGCTTTTCGGAATAAAGTACCAAGGAGAAAATATTAAAAAAAAAGGTTTTGCAATGTTGATGGAAGGTTATCTAGATGTATTGACAGCTCAGAAAAATGGCTTTGAGAATGCCGTAGCAAGTCTTGGTACATCATTTACTGAAGAGCAGGCACAGCTTTTAAAAAAGTACACAGATAAAATTTTGATTTCATATGATAATGATGAAGCTGGGAAAAACGCAGTCATAAAGGCAAGCTATATTTTGAAAAAATATGATTTTGATGTAAAATGTCTTGTTATGGATGGTAATGAAAAGGATCCTGATGAATTCTTGAGAAAAAATGGGAAAAAAGCGTTTATAGAAGTTGTAAAAAAATCGGAGGAAGTATTTGATTTTTTAACTAAAGAGGCTTCAAAGGATTTGGATTTGGAAGATATAAGTGGTGAAAGAAAATTTATTGAAAGATTAAAGCCATTTTTTTCCAATGTTACAAACAATCTTACTAAAAATCTCTATTTACAAAAATTATCAACCAATTTTAATATTAATGAATTTATTGTAAAAGAGGAGTTAAAGGATTTATCAAAAGAAACTCCAAAACGAAAAAAAAGAATAAATTACGAAAACCAGAAAGTTCAATATAAAAAGGAGAAAAAAGACTTAGATATTGAGCTGGAAGAACAGACACTCACTTATATTTTGGAGTTTTACAATTCTGAAAGAGAAAAGTGTGAAGAATTACTAAATAAAAAGTTTAGTTATTCAATATTTAGCGAACTGATAGAAAAATTAAAAAGAATAAATTTTGATATAATACAGCTTGATAAAACAGATATTTCTGAAGAAAAAAGAGAAATTATTACAAAGTTGAAATTACGGGGAGATAATGATATTAACGATGAGGAGAGTTATTTTAAAGAAATTTATTCTGGTTGGCTTAAACGTGAAATAGATGAGGAAAGAAAAAAAATTGATGAAAAGAATGATAAAATAAAGAAACTTAAATTAAAAAAAATATTAGCAAAGTTAGAAAATATTAGTAAAATTGATGAAATTGAAAAAGTATATGATGAATTTATATTGATAAGGAGACAGGGGTATGTCTGA
- the gmk gene encoding guanylate kinase — translation MKGKLIIVSGPSGSGKSTVTKLVKDRLNIPLSISATTRQPRVGEIDGKDYFFLTKEIFEQKINNDEFYEYANVHGNYYGTLKEVVESNLNKGLNVILEIDVQGALIAKEKKKDAILVFFRTRDMETLENRLRNRKTDSEEVIQLRLKNAAKELEYEPKYDYTIINDDIEMSCQELINIINS, via the coding sequence ATGAAAGGAAAACTAATCATCGTTTCAGGGCCATCTGGCTCAGGAAAATCAACAGTCACAAAATTAGTAAAAGATAGACTAAATATCCCATTATCAATATCAGCTACAACTCGACAGCCAAGAGTCGGAGAAATCGACGGAAAAGACTACTTTTTTTTAACCAAGGAAATATTTGAACAAAAAATAAATAATGATGAATTTTATGAATATGCAAATGTTCATGGTAATTATTACGGTACACTGAAGGAAGTAGTAGAGAGTAATCTGAATAAAGGTTTAAATGTAATTCTGGAAATTGATGTACAAGGAGCATTAATTGCGAAAGAAAAGAAAAAGGATGCTATTCTTGTGTTTTTTCGTACAAGAGATATGGAAACGTTGGAAAATAGACTTCGCAATAGGAAGACTGACAGCGAAGAAGTTATTCAACTCCGCCTAAAAAATGCAGCAAAAGAGCTAGAATATGAACCAAAATATGATTACACTATAATAAATGATGATATTGAAATGTCTTGTCAAGAATTGATAAACATTATTAATTCATAA
- the cbiT gene encoding precorrin-6Y C5,15-methyltransferase (decarboxylating) subunit CbiT, with protein MYHIKDEEFLRGKVPMTKEEIRFVSLGKMEMKDDDICLDIGGGTGSVSMEMARFARNGKVFVIERNDEAVELIHKNKEKLGLENITVIKGMAPDGLKDLNTKFNKIFIGGSAGNLVEIIKYSYDNLVDDGILVLNFIVLENIFTAVEELKKYDFKDVDICQLIVSKNRKVKDFNMMMAENPIYVITAKK; from the coding sequence ATGTATCATATAAAAGATGAAGAATTTTTAAGAGGAAAAGTTCCTATGACAAAAGAGGAAATCCGTTTTGTAAGTCTTGGGAAAATGGAGATGAAAGATGATGATATTTGTCTTGACATTGGTGGCGGAACTGGTTCTGTAAGTATGGAAATGGCGAGATTTGCACGAAACGGAAAAGTTTTTGTAATTGAGAGAAATGATGAGGCAGTTGAGCTGATTCATAAAAACAAGGAAAAGTTAGGATTGGAAAATATTACTGTAATTAAAGGAATGGCTCCAGATGGACTAAAAGACTTAAATACAAAGTTTAATAAAATTTTTATTGGAGGTTCTGCTGGAAATCTGGTGGAAATTATAAAATATTCTTATGATAACCTTGTTGACGATGGAATTTTAGTACTAAACTTTATCGTGCTGGAAAATATTTTTACGGCTGTTGAGGAATTGAAAAAATACGACTTTAAAGATGTGGATATTTGTCAGTTAATTGTGAGTAAAAATAGAAAAGTTAAAGATTTTAATATGATGATGGCAGAAAATCCGATTTATGTGATTACTGCCAAGAAATAA
- a CDS encoding NRAMP family divalent metal transporter: MAATHSRWYHKFKAFGPGILMASAAIGGSHIVASTQAGALYGWQLAIIVILVNIFKYPFFRFGTQYTLERKHSLIEGYEEKGKIYLWVFFIMNIFSAVINVAAIGILTAAILANILKLTFLSSLTPAAMASMINMLTTIVLVGSLAMLVFGGYKLLDSSSKFIVISLTVATIIAVVIALFKQHPMAPDFVIQSPWKLTALPFIVSLMGWMPAPIEISAINSMWTVEKQQNMKVPHKLAMLDFNVGYWVTTILAFVFLALGALIQYGTGTAIKGASAAYIAQFIQMYSSVIGSWSGLLIAFIAFMCIFGTTITVVDGYSRANAECLRLIMKQKEVKTSHFNIWMIVTVAVAMVIVFFFAGNVAAMMNFAMIFSFVSAPVYSYLNFSLVKDNNKLPVWLWFLSVAGIIYLAGFTIFFLVYLSGILK; this comes from the coding sequence ATGGCAGCTACTCACTCAAGATGGTATCACAAGTTTAAAGCCTTTGGACCTGGTATCCTTATGGCTTCAGCAGCTATTGGAGGTTCCCATATCGTAGCATCTACGCAGGCAGGTGCATTATATGGATGGCAATTGGCAATTATAGTTATTTTAGTCAATATTTTCAAATATCCATTTTTCCGTTTCGGGACACAATATACGCTGGAACGTAAACATTCGTTAATAGAAGGATATGAAGAAAAGGGGAAAATTTATCTTTGGGTATTCTTTATTATGAATATATTTTCTGCAGTTATTAACGTGGCGGCAATTGGTATTTTGACAGCGGCAATTTTAGCAAATATCTTAAAATTGACATTTTTAAGCAGTCTTACTCCTGCGGCGATGGCTTCAATGATTAACATGCTTACTACAATTGTTCTTGTAGGTTCACTTGCAATGCTGGTATTTGGAGGTTATAAACTGTTGGACAGTTCTTCAAAATTTATTGTTATTTCATTGACAGTTGCAACAATTATCGCAGTTGTTATTGCGTTATTCAAGCAACATCCAATGGCACCTGATTTTGTTATCCAATCGCCTTGGAAACTGACAGCATTGCCATTTATTGTATCATTAATGGGATGGATGCCTGCTCCAATTGAAATTTCGGCAATTAATTCGATGTGGACTGTTGAAAAACAGCAAAATATGAAAGTTCCCCACAAACTTGCAATGTTGGATTTTAATGTAGGTTACTGGGTTACAACAATTCTAGCCTTTGTATTTTTGGCACTTGGAGCATTAATTCAATATGGAACGGGAACAGCGATTAAAGGAGCAAGTGCAGCTTATATCGCCCAGTTTATTCAAATGTATTCAAGCGTTATTGGAAGCTGGTCAGGGCTTCTTATTGCATTTATCGCATTTATGTGTATTTTTGGTACAACAATTACAGTTGTAGATGGTTATTCACGTGCTAATGCTGAATGTCTTAGATTAATTATGAAACAGAAAGAAGTTAAAACCTCACATTTTAATATATGGATGATAGTAACAGTAGCTGTGGCAATGGTTATCGTATTCTTTTTTGCTGGAAATGTCGCCGCAATGATGAATTTTGCCATGATATTCTCATTTGTTTCAGCTCCAGTATATTCATATCTTAATTTTTCACTTGTTAAAGACAATAACAAGCTGCCTGTTTGGCTGTGGTTCTTATCAGTGGCAGGAATTATATATTTAGCAGGGTTTACAATATTTTTCCTTGTTTATTTGTCTGGAATTTTGAAATAA